Proteins from one Choloepus didactylus isolate mChoDid1 chromosome 4, mChoDid1.pri, whole genome shotgun sequence genomic window:
- the ABHD4 gene encoding (Lyso)-N-acylphosphatidylethanolamine lipase isoform X2, translating to MSQLKNVEAKILQCLQNKFLARYVSLPNQNKIWTVTVSPELKDRTPLVMVHGFGGGVGLWVLNMDSLSARRTLHTFDLLGFGRSSRPTFPRDPVGAEDEFVTSIETWRETMGIPSMILLGHSLGGFLATSYSIKYPERVKHLILVDPWGFPLRPTDPSEIRAPPTWLKAVASVLGRSNPLAVLRVAGPWGPGLVQRFRPDFKRKFADFFEDDTISEYIYHCNAQNPSGETAFKAMMESFGWARRPMLERIHLIRKDMPITMIYGANTWIDTSTGEKVKMQRPDSYVRDMEIEGASHHVYADQPHIFNAVVEEICDSVD from the exons GTCTCCAGAACAAGTTCCTGGCCCGATATGTGTCCCTCCCAAACCAGAACAAGATTTGGACGGTGACCGTGAGCCCCGAGCTAAAGGACCGCACCCCCCTGGTGATGGTGCATGGCTTTGGGGGCGGCGTGGGCCTCTGGGTCCTCAACATGGATTCCCTGAGTGCCCGCCGCACACTGCACACCTTCGATCTGCTTGGCTTCGGGCGAAGCTCAAGGCCAACATTCCCAAGGGACCCAGTGGGGGCTGAGGATGAGTTTGTGACCTCAATAGAGACATGGCGGGAAACCATGGGCATCCCCAGCATGATCCTTCTGGGACACAGTTTAGGAGGATTCCTGGCCACTTCTTACTCTATTAAGTACCCAGAAAG AGTTAAGCACCTCATCCTGGTGGACCCATGGGGCTTTCCCCTCCGACCAACTGACCCCAGTGAGATCCGTGCACCCCCAACCTGGTTGAAAGCCGTGGCCTCTGTCCTGGGGCGTTCCAATCCATTGGCTGTTCTTCGAGTAGCTGGGCCCTGGG ggcctggccttGTGCAGCGATTCCGGCCAGACTTCAAACGTAAGTTTGCAGATTTCTTTGAAGATGATACCATATCGGAGTACATCTACCACTGCAACGCGCAGAATCCCAG tggtGAGACGGCATTCAAAGCCATGATGGAGTCCTTCGGCTGGGCCCGGCGCCCCATGTTGGAGCGAATTCACTTGATTCGAAAAGATATGCCCATCACTATGATCTATGGGGCCAACACCTGGATAGATACCAGCACAGGGGAAAAAGTGAAGATGCAGCGGCCGGATTCCTATGTCCGGGACATG GAGATTGAGGGTGCCTCACACCATGTCTACGCCGACCAGCCACACATCTTCAATGCTGTGGTGGAAGAGATCTGTGATTCAGTTGACTGA